In Phaeodactylum tricornutum CCAP 1055/1 chromosome 10, whole genome shotgun sequence, a single genomic region encodes these proteins:
- a CDS encoding predicted protein, with product MRVLFPLHRILEQNKVSGGHRELVDQQHEQQEDQAQPTVELPGCDSGNRCDDETSSLRESAVEIESTSSAQLPVPPCTVNPVSSTRTSPICRKRVFPAFPDNDTLPDSDAKSISAQPSPLKRSHFADSKPAARTRATMAGPRKQYLSYESREDDIDPAMDPLENEAPPLNESYPIGVMSSGAWMPNSSTMARVVTSKPTRDDEAFSQALKSRGLEIIEQAGDGNCLFRAVSIQVYGDSQMYDQVRSRCLDFMAADPEHFSPFVTGEAFHAYIDRKRQDGVHGNNPELQAISELYNRPVEVFTPDTGAKPLNIFHAEYKTGDTPIRLSYHDGNHYNAVIDPLVPTAGLGLGLPGLQPGLADKMQVAKAMAESDQMADDMELQRVLKESKEDQIQRAFKETSYSMEHYQEKAIALSDLDATNFEIEQTMLEHSLETKAQHEQGCKQRAVPGRRWRKRSSPLMSPFLCPPNAASLLASQEEDAATPKSTPPVAAAAASSATAGVHTEGSPVRHIDEYPQAVQELVMNGFELRRVIHAYELLGDNFDDLLAFLMSRVAS from the exons ATGCGAGTGTTATTCCCACTCCACCGGATCCTCGAGCAAAATAAAGTCAGCGGCGGTCACAGAGAGCTAGTAGACCAGCAACACGAGCAGCAGGAGGACCAGGCCCAACCAACAGTTGAGCTGCCAGGTTGTGACAGTGGTAACCGCTGTGACGACGAGACTTCATCTCTACGCGAAAGTGCCGTTGAAATCGAAAGTACTAGTTCTGCACAATTACCTGTACCTCCTTGCACGGTGAATCCAGTGTCCTCGACTCGAACGTCGCCAATCTGCCGCAAGCGAGTTTTCCCAGCTTTCCCCGACAACGACACCCTTCCAGATTCTGACGCGAAGTCAATTTCAGCACAACCATCGCCACTGAAACGCAGCCATTTTGCTGATTCTAAACCTGCCGCCCGTACTAGAGCAACTATGGCAGGTCCACGCAAACAATACCTTTCTTACGAGTCCCGAGAAGATGATATCGACCCAGCAATGGACCCTCTCGAAAACGAAGCCCCTCCACTCAATGAAAGCTATCCTATAGGTGTGATGTCTTCAGGAGCCTGGATGCCAAATTcatcgacaatggcgaggGTGGTAACCTCCAAGCCTACCCGTGACGACGAGGCTTTTTCGCAGGCGCTCAAATCTCGCGGCCTTGAAATCATCGAGCAAGCTGGCGACGGCAATTGTCTCTTTCGAGCTGTCTCGATCCAAGTTTATGGCGACTCACAAATGTATGATCAAGTACGTTCACGGTGTTTAGATTTTATGGCCGCCGACCCTGAGCATTTTTCACCTTTTGTGACCGGCGAAGCTTTCCATGCTTATATCGATCGGAAGCGGCAAGACGGCGTTCACGGTAATAATCCGGAACTCCAAGCCATTTCGGAATTGTACAATCGCCCGGTTGAAGTCTTCACACCAGATACGGGAGCCAAGCCACTTAATATTTTTCATGCAGAATACAAGACCGGTGATACACCGATTCGGTTGTCGTACCATGATGGGAACCACTACAATGCGGTGATCGACCCTTTGGTTCCTACAGCAGGGTTGGGCTTAGGATTGCCTGGTTTGCAACCCGGGCTGGCGGATAAGATGCAAGTGGCAAAGGCCATGGCGGAATCGGATCAAATGGCCGACGATATGGAGCTGCAGCGTGTTCTGAAAGAATCTAAAGAGGACCAGATACAACGGGCATTCAAAGAGACTTCGTATTCGATGGAACAT TACCAGGAGAAAGCAATTGCACTTTCCGACCTTGACGCAACGAATTTTGAAATAGAGCAGACCATGTTGGAGCACtctttggaaacgaaagcgcAACATGAGCAAGGGTGCAAGCAACGGGCCGTACCCGGAAGGCGATGGCGGAAGCGTTCCTCACCACTTATGTCTCCCTTCCTCTGCCCTCCTAACGCTGCTTCGCTGCTAGCATcgcaagaagaagacgcgGCGACACCAAAATCCACCCCTCCTGTTGCTGCCGCCGCAGCGTCCTCGGCTACCGCAGGCGTACATACAGAAGGATCCCCTGTCCGACACATTGATGAATATCCGCAAGCTGTTCAAGAGCTTGTCATGAACGGGTTTGAGCTTCGACGAGTAATTCACGCATACGAGCTTCTTGGCGACAATTTTGACGATTTACTCGCGTTTCTTATGTCTCGAGTGGCCTCGTAA
- a CDS encoding predicted protein — FQKPINLSEVPDYLDHISKPLDIETVSANLDNGVYATAKDFWTDAKLIFENAILYHGAKETKWIAKYAKDLLKALKKEKEVAE; from the coding sequence TTCCAGAAACCAATTAATTTGTCGGAAGTTCCGGATTATTTAGACCATATTTCGAAACCCCTGGACATCGAAACAGTTTCCGCAAACTTGGACAATGGCGTCTACGCCACCGCCAAGGATTTTTGGACAGATGCCAAGCTCATTTTCGAAAATGCAATTCTGTATCACGGCGCGAAAGAAACCAAGTGGATTGCAAAGTATGCCAAGGATCTCCTGAAGGCTttaaaaaaggaaaaggaagtcgCCGAA